A region from the Haloarcula limicola genome encodes:
- a CDS encoding type IV pilin: MTGATYDTRNRAVSPVVGVVLLVAIALLLAATTAMLAYGIGEDSKGRTPQTAFDFDYDRDVGGSDSLSIRHASGDTLTAGDVSLVVSGASASSDPNGEYGFDAFPAFGPGSSVSAGQQVTLDGSTVVSVANLDLSAATVTVRWASPTNGQTVRLARWTGPQV, translated from the coding sequence ATGACAGGAGCGACGTACGACACGCGGAACAGAGCGGTTTCGCCAGTCGTCGGCGTCGTCCTGCTCGTCGCGATCGCGCTGTTGCTGGCGGCGACGACGGCGATGCTCGCGTACGGCATCGGCGAGGACTCGAAGGGGCGGACGCCACAGACCGCGTTCGATTTCGACTACGACCGCGACGTCGGGGGGTCGGACTCGCTTTCGATACGTCACGCCAGCGGCGACACGCTGACCGCGGGCGACGTCTCGCTCGTCGTCAGCGGCGCGTCGGCGTCGTCAGACCCGAACGGGGAGTACGGGTTCGACGCGTTCCCCGCCTTCGGCCCCGGGTCGTCCGTCAGCGCCGGACAGCAGGTCACGCTCGACGGCTCGACGGTCGTGAGCGTCGCGAATCTGGACCTCTCGGCGGCGACGGTGACCGTTCGGTGGGCGTCGCCGACCAACGGTCAGACCGTTCGGCTGGCCCGCTGGACCGGGCCGCAAGTCTGA
- a CDS encoding bis(5'-nucleosyl)-tetraphosphatase, with translation MIEATSAGAILFRDTRGRREYLLLKSRPGDWEFPKGGVEGDEELQQTAIREVKEEAGIGDFRLLDGFRKDYDYVFEANGNTIHKTVHLFVAKSFEASAELSTEHRDLQWRDYEQAVNTVTQDGPREILEDAHEFLDERLEDEEE, from the coding sequence ATGATAGAGGCCACGAGCGCGGGAGCCATCCTCTTTCGCGATACGCGTGGCCGGCGGGAGTACCTCCTGCTCAAGAGCCGACCCGGCGATTGGGAATTCCCCAAGGGCGGCGTCGAGGGCGACGAGGAACTCCAGCAGACCGCCATACGCGAAGTGAAAGAGGAGGCCGGAATCGGCGATTTCCGGCTCTTAGACGGTTTCCGCAAAGACTACGACTACGTGTTCGAAGCGAACGGCAACACCATCCACAAGACGGTCCACCTGTTCGTCGCCAAGTCCTTCGAAGCGTCCGCAGAGCTATCGACGGAACACCGTGACCTGCAGTGGCGCGACTACGAACAGGCGGTCAACACCGTCACGCAGGACGGCCCCCGGGAGATCCTGGAGGACGCTCACGAGTTCTTGGACGAGCGACTGGAGGACGAAGAGGAGTAG
- a CDS encoding DUF5797 family protein — MTLSEEARERLADIVERQPTKNGELQELWDMDSGSEVHQYLESELKEYYYRNEDSLICATPEATALIDGEDSDRVQTIAVTPLQAAIVEVIAGPDEESQSVVSVLHALREAGEESDVDEVRSALRSLADKGIVETVQKTVPTFRLAVEREDVDVEVLDS; from the coding sequence ATGACCCTCTCGGAGGAGGCCCGCGAGCGACTCGCGGACATCGTCGAGCGCCAGCCGACGAAGAACGGCGAGTTGCAGGAACTGTGGGACATGGACAGCGGCAGCGAGGTCCACCAGTACCTCGAATCCGAACTGAAGGAGTACTACTACCGCAACGAGGACAGCCTCATCTGTGCGACGCCGGAAGCGACCGCGCTGATAGACGGCGAGGACTCCGACCGCGTCCAGACCATCGCGGTCACGCCGTTGCAGGCCGCCATCGTCGAGGTCATCGCCGGTCCCGACGAGGAGAGCCAGAGCGTCGTCTCCGTGTTGCACGCCCTGCGCGAGGCCGGCGAGGAATCCGACGTCGACGAGGTCCGCTCGGCGCTTCGGAGCCTCGCCGATAAGGGCATCGTCGAGACGGTCCAGAAGACGGTGCCGACCTTTCGGCTGGCCGTCGAGCGCGAGGACGTCGACGTCGAAGTGCTCGACTCGTAG
- a CDS encoding uS10/mL48 family ribosomal protein: MPFVTTLTLTSGDRHRLDDVVADIKDRAERKGVELKGPHPKQPTELRVPQSKTLGPDGGRFEPWNYTVYTRTIEIVGYEDFARDVTEDSFPPGVHVEAGIEQRTQVGSGS, encoded by the coding sequence ATGCCGTTCGTCACGACCCTGACACTCACGAGTGGGGACCGCCACCGCCTCGACGACGTCGTGGCGGACATCAAAGACCGCGCCGAACGGAAAGGCGTCGAACTCAAGGGACCGCACCCGAAGCAACCGACGGAACTGCGCGTTCCGCAGTCGAAGACGCTCGGTCCGGACGGCGGCCGCTTCGAGCCGTGGAACTACACCGTCTACACGCGCACCATCGAGATCGTCGGCTACGAGGACTTCGCCCGCGACGTGACCGAGGATTCGTTCCCGCCGGGCGTCCACGTCGAGGCCGGCATCGAGCAGCGCACGCAGGTCGGTAGCGGATCGTAA
- a CDS encoding ABC transporter ATP-binding protein → MRPKNGLEPAPPLRLVDVSKRYDSGGGGVVVALSHVDFAVARGEVVAVVGPSGSGKSTMLNVLGLLDEPTSGRVELDGKPTTGLTEAQRTDARRESLGFVFQEFHLLPTLTALENVRLPTAFLPGDATDRARDLLERMGLGDRLDHTPDELSGGQKQRVAIARALINEPSVLLADEPTGNLDRETGRNILEEFRRITDEDDVGVVAVTHDDLVTEYADRTVELVDGVIRRG, encoded by the coding sequence ATGAGGCCCAAAAACGGCCTCGAACCGGCCCCGCCGCTCCGCCTCGTCGACGTGAGCAAGCGCTACGACAGCGGCGGCGGTGGCGTGGTGGTCGCGCTCTCGCACGTCGACTTCGCCGTCGCCCGCGGGGAAGTCGTCGCCGTCGTCGGCCCGAGCGGCAGCGGCAAGAGCACGATGCTCAACGTCCTCGGGCTGCTGGACGAGCCCACGAGCGGGCGGGTCGAACTCGACGGGAAGCCGACGACGGGGCTGACCGAGGCCCAGCGCACCGACGCCCGTCGGGAGTCGCTGGGGTTCGTCTTCCAGGAGTTCCACCTCCTGCCGACGCTGACCGCGCTGGAGAACGTCCGGTTGCCGACGGCGTTCCTGCCTGGTGACGCCACCGACCGGGCGCGCGACCTGTTGGAGCGGATGGGACTGGGCGACCGACTGGACCACACGCCCGACGAGCTATCGGGCGGGCAGAAACAGCGCGTCGCCATCGCTCGCGCGCTGATAAACGAGCCGTCGGTCCTGCTGGCCGACGAGCCGACGGGCAACCTGGACCGCGAGACGGGCCGGAACATCCTCGAAGAGTTCCGGCGCATCACCGACGAGGACGACGTCGGCGTCGTCGCGGTCACGCACGACGACCTCGTCACCGAGTACGCCGACCGCACCGTCGAACTCGTCGACGGGGTGATTCGCCGTGGGTAG
- a CDS encoding DUF5787 family protein encodes MTASEFAFELCVCQWAEREWSPARDDSAVFVARQLGTKYRRWDTLILECDPDGLRRRAEFGATAFDSDLLHVLRHAPADWQFYRDALPDPGYPWRYVRESIHEAADRDALETRKRGNRIEIRRRREYPDWLRRIVAIENKPDLSASAARDLADQLERDVALGLADEVWVATAATGERIEPILLSDFPAAAGVLTVDAERGTADPVWQPRTLAVSDPGTRILDRPTDDASAARFEYADPDWKAEKRLAIAERAYERGWRAYAETMRPDCRHFRLRADETGVYPHCAAKERLPTQKECRGSCHEYEPEPPVWRTRGWPIEGGPGAAIKRLLDRRRRRSRPGLAEK; translated from the coding sequence GTGACGGCAAGCGAGTTCGCATTCGAACTCTGTGTCTGCCAGTGGGCAGAGCGCGAGTGGTCGCCCGCCCGGGACGACTCGGCGGTGTTCGTCGCCCGCCAGCTGGGGACGAAGTACCGCCGCTGGGACACGCTGATTCTCGAATGCGACCCCGACGGGCTGCGCCGACGGGCCGAGTTCGGAGCGACGGCGTTCGATTCGGACCTCTTGCACGTCCTGCGACACGCCCCGGCGGACTGGCAGTTCTACCGCGACGCGCTGCCGGACCCCGGCTATCCGTGGCGGTACGTCCGCGAGTCCATCCACGAGGCCGCCGACCGGGACGCGTTGGAGACGCGAAAGCGGGGCAACCGCATCGAGATTCGCCGCCGTCGCGAGTATCCCGACTGGCTCCGCCGCATCGTCGCGATCGAGAACAAGCCCGACCTCTCGGCGAGCGCCGCCCGCGACCTCGCGGACCAGCTCGAACGCGACGTGGCGCTGGGGCTGGCGGACGAGGTGTGGGTGGCGACGGCGGCGACGGGCGAGCGCATCGAGCCGATACTGCTCTCCGATTTTCCCGCCGCCGCGGGCGTCCTGACCGTCGACGCCGAGCGCGGCACCGCCGACCCGGTGTGGCAGCCGCGCACGCTCGCCGTTTCCGACCCCGGAACTCGCATCCTCGACCGGCCGACCGACGACGCCAGCGCCGCCCGCTTCGAGTACGCCGACCCCGACTGGAAGGCCGAGAAGCGACTGGCGATCGCCGAGCGAGCGTACGAGCGCGGCTGGCGCGCCTACGCGGAGACGATGCGTCCGGACTGTCGGCACTTCCGGTTGCGGGCCGACGAAACCGGCGTCTACCCTCACTGTGCGGCCAAAGAGCGACTGCCCACGCAGAAAGAGTGTCGCGGGTCCTGTCACGAGTACGAGCCGGAACCGCCGGTCTGGCGCACGCGCGGGTGGCCCATCGAGGGCGGTCCCGGCGCGGCGATCAAGCGCTTGCTCGATCGGCGTCGCCGTCGGTCCCGGCCGGGGCTCGCGGAGAAGTGA
- a CDS encoding amidohydrolase produces MDQDRHERLVGFRRDLHRYPEPAWCEFYTTSRVVEEVERIGVDRLRLGPEILDGDARMALPDESVLAEWHERAREAGAREDVLDACAGGYTGALATIERGEGPTVALRVDIDALPITESEGVTHAPADAGFRSANEGYMHACGHDAHATIGIGVLEAVAESDFSGTFHVLFQPAEEVIGGAKAVVESGVLDDVDRLLAVHIGLDHPTGEIVAGVGGFLAVRQFEATFSGESAHAGGHPAQGRDAVQALATAVQNLHAIRRHGEGDTRINTGVVEGGTATNIVPESARIEGEVRGETTHLKEYMSERADTVVEHAAKMHDCESSVETTAEAPSAESDAELADVVYAAAGETTGVDSRLRSAELGGSEDATYLMDRVQRRGGLATFVGVGTDHPGGHHTPTFDVDERSLAIGIETLADAITRLD; encoded by the coding sequence ATGGACCAGGACCGACACGAGCGTCTCGTCGGCTTTCGGCGGGACCTCCATCGCTATCCCGAACCCGCGTGGTGTGAGTTCTACACGACGAGTCGCGTCGTCGAGGAAGTCGAGCGAATCGGCGTCGACCGGCTGCGCCTCGGCCCGGAGATACTGGACGGCGACGCCCGGATGGCCCTCCCCGACGAGTCGGTACTGGCGGAGTGGCACGAGCGAGCGCGCGAAGCGGGGGCGCGCGAGGACGTCCTCGACGCCTGTGCCGGCGGCTACACGGGCGCGCTGGCGACCATCGAGCGCGGCGAGGGGCCGACTGTCGCGCTCCGGGTCGATATCGACGCGCTCCCGATCACCGAGTCCGAGGGGGTCACGCACGCGCCGGCCGACGCCGGGTTCCGCTCGGCCAACGAGGGGTACATGCATGCCTGCGGCCACGACGCCCACGCGACCATCGGTATCGGCGTCCTCGAAGCGGTCGCCGAGAGCGACTTCTCGGGGACCTTCCACGTCCTCTTTCAACCGGCCGAGGAGGTCATCGGCGGCGCGAAGGCCGTCGTCGAGAGCGGCGTCTTAGACGACGTGGACCGCCTGCTCGCGGTTCACATCGGGCTGGACCACCCGACCGGCGAGATCGTCGCCGGCGTCGGGGGGTTCCTCGCGGTGCGGCAGTTCGAGGCGACGTTTTCCGGCGAATCGGCTCACGCCGGCGGCCATCCGGCACAGGGCCGGGACGCGGTGCAGGCGCTGGCGACGGCCGTCCAGAATCTCCACGCCATCCGGCGGCACGGCGAGGGCGACACCCGAATCAACACCGGCGTCGTCGAGGGCGGGACCGCGACGAACATCGTCCCGGAGTCGGCCCGCATCGAGGGGGAGGTCCGCGGCGAGACCACCCATCTGAAGGAGTACATGAGCGAGCGCGCCGACACGGTGGTCGAGCACGCCGCGAAGATGCACGACTGCGAGTCGAGCGTCGAGACGACGGCCGAAGCGCCCAGCGCCGAGAGCGACGCGGAACTGGCCGACGTGGTCTACGCCGCCGCGGGCGAGACCACCGGCGTCGATTCGCGCCTCCGCAGCGCCGAACTCGGCGGCAGCGAGGACGCCACCTACCTGATGGACCGCGTCCAGCGCCGCGGCGGGCTGGCCACGTTCGTCGGCGTCGGCACCGACCACCCCGGCGGCCACCACACGCCCACCTTCGACGTGGACGAGCGGTCGCTCGCCATCGGTATCGAGACGCTCGCCGACGCGATCACTCGGCTGGACTGA
- a CDS encoding geranylgeranyl reductase family protein — protein MTTHQCDVAVVGAGTSGCYAAATVADAGYDVVVVERKDAEEAGHIACGDALKGASDFPEAIPKSRLEPAFTNTGVDHGRFEIPQEDTVLEIPVPGELAVIDRWEYGRCLIAGAEDAGAEFHYDTVVQDVIQSDDGEVTGVRAVRKGDPTTYEADIVVDAAGALSLLQDKTELEDATFDTNVRYSQFCSAYREIIEVDEPVEWDDALVFKPTERSAGYLWYFPRTETEINAGLGFQMNEEPMELVDDLKADLRNREEFRGAEVQDKLGAALPTRRPYDSAVAPGFMAVGDAAGHVNPTTGGGIAGAAYAGKYAAEQAIEAIEDGRTGDESALWEYNVDVMDHFGARYAALDVYNIFTTAYDVDDLMGLLAALPGEKLAEALYGGSTSVSFGLKVKMAMKSFGHWGTIYDLYQTKNLADRLLDHYERYPSDPGGFAAWQRERDAIMDDIYEVTDAEAKY, from the coding sequence ATGACCACACACCAATGCGACGTGGCCGTCGTCGGGGCGGGGACGTCGGGGTGTTACGCGGCCGCGACGGTCGCCGACGCCGGCTACGACGTCGTCGTCGTCGAGCGCAAGGACGCCGAGGAGGCGGGCCACATCGCCTGCGGGGACGCGCTGAAGGGAGCCAGCGACTTCCCGGAGGCCATCCCGAAGTCCCGGCTCGAACCGGCCTTCACGAACACGGGCGTCGACCACGGGCGCTTCGAGATTCCACAGGAAGACACCGTCTTGGAGATCCCAGTGCCGGGCGAACTCGCCGTCATCGACCGCTGGGAGTACGGCCGCTGTCTCATCGCCGGCGCGGAGGACGCCGGCGCGGAGTTCCACTACGACACCGTCGTCCAGGACGTGATCCAGTCGGACGACGGCGAGGTGACCGGCGTGAGAGCCGTCCGGAAAGGCGACCCTACCACCTACGAGGCCGACATCGTCGTCGACGCGGCCGGCGCGCTCTCGCTGCTGCAGGACAAGACGGAGCTAGAGGACGCCACGTTCGATACGAACGTCCGGTACTCGCAGTTCTGCTCGGCTTACCGGGAGATCATCGAGGTGGACGAACCGGTCGAGTGGGACGACGCGCTGGTGTTCAAGCCCACCGAACGGTCGGCGGGCTACCTCTGGTACTTCCCCCGCACCGAGACCGAGATCAACGCCGGACTCGGCTTCCAGATGAACGAGGAGCCGATGGAACTGGTCGACGACCTGAAAGCCGACCTCCGGAACCGCGAGGAGTTCCGGGGCGCGGAAGTGCAGGACAAACTCGGCGCGGCGCTCCCGACCCGGCGGCCCTACGACTCGGCGGTCGCACCCGGCTTCATGGCCGTCGGCGACGCGGCGGGCCACGTCAACCCGACCACCGGCGGCGGCATCGCGGGCGCGGCCTACGCCGGGAAGTACGCCGCCGAGCAGGCCATCGAGGCAATCGAGGACGGCCGCACCGGCGACGAGAGCGCGCTCTGGGAGTACAACGTCGACGTGATGGACCACTTCGGCGCGCGCTACGCCGCCTTGGACGTCTACAACATCTTCACGACGGCCTACGACGTGGACGACTTGATGGGCTTGCTGGCGGCGCTCCCGGGCGAGAAACTCGCCGAGGCGCTGTACGGCGGCTCGACGAGCGTCAGTTTCGGGCTGAAGGTCAAGATGGCGATGAAGAGCTTCGGCCACTGGGGGACCATCTACGACCTCTACCAGACGAAGAACCTCGCCGACCGACTGCTCGACCACTACGAGCGCTACCCGAGCGACCCCGGCGGCTTCGCGGCGTGGCAGCGCGAACGCGACGCCATCATGGACGACATCTACGAGGTCACCGACGCGGAAGCGAAGTACTGA